In Paenibacillus guangzhouensis, a single window of DNA contains:
- a CDS encoding XTP/dITP diphosphatase, whose product MTRIAQDTIIVATRNKGKVKEFAHAFAAIGKQVKSMYDYPDIPDVVEDGETFFANSYKKAKTVALALGVPVLADDSGLCVDKLNGDPGVYSARYAGKGATDQTNNEKLLRALGELTEGEDTEQSLLSPAQFVCTLVLYDPDTNEHVEASGQVEGWIMAEPRGLGGFGYDPLFYLPAFEKTMGELTVEEKQSISHRGRALEQLLTKLAQ is encoded by the coding sequence ATGACACGCATTGCACAAGATACGATAATCGTTGCAACGAGAAATAAGGGGAAAGTGAAGGAATTCGCGCATGCTTTTGCAGCGATCGGCAAGCAAGTCAAGAGTATGTACGATTACCCGGATATTCCGGATGTAGTTGAAGATGGAGAGACGTTCTTCGCGAATTCTTATAAAAAAGCGAAGACGGTTGCGCTCGCACTTGGCGTTCCGGTCCTGGCGGATGATTCGGGTCTATGCGTGGATAAGTTAAATGGTGACCCTGGTGTCTATTCCGCAAGATATGCAGGTAAAGGCGCCACGGATCAAACGAATAACGAGAAGCTGCTGCGGGCGCTTGGCGAATTGACAGAGGGCGAGGACACAGAGCAATCGCTGCTCAGCCCTGCACAGTTCGTCTGCACGTTGGTGCTGTACGACCCGGATACGAATGAGCATGTGGAAGCATCTGGTCAAGTTGAGGGTTGGATTATGGCAGAACCACGTGGTCTTGGCGGGTTTGGCTATGATCCGTTGTTCTATCTGCCAGCATTCGAGAAGACGATGGGAGAGCTTACGGTCGAAGAGAAGCAATCCATTAGTCATCGGGGCAGAGCGCTGGAACAATTGCTTACGAAACTTGCGCAATAA
- a CDS encoding GNAT family N-acetyltransferase, which translates to METMVIRSREDLSQYEAQWTELIEHTEQPEVFATWEWMEAYLTHMHNPAAQLFIVVVTDQDRWVALAPLCIVSQKLKWRKVRSLKCIISGTGENNSFYMHREYHYIKLLRHITTAFTTHQVEWDWIDLYSFQSSNPVTTLVEQTLGEPFEVLTRQLSVSPYLKLGPHANMKIDKNQIKEIERKERKLSREHTVRIVSDAPYSDVLWDRLSVLHQQRWPNSLFRRPGETAFLRNILSYLAESNRVHFSYLEINGCIESIAISIKHAHKVYLYLSATSKDYPKYGIGLILSNHVIKHFLAQDVNEIDFLSGDQDYKFYWSDTININYHIRIFNHHDRRKTKLLRSYTLYQINKRRLQSILLNR; encoded by the coding sequence ATGGAAACGATGGTTATACGGAGCAGGGAAGATTTGTCGCAATATGAGGCGCAGTGGACAGAACTAATTGAGCATACGGAGCAGCCGGAAGTTTTCGCGACATGGGAATGGATGGAAGCCTATCTTACGCATATGCACAATCCCGCAGCACAATTATTTATTGTGGTCGTTACTGATCAAGATCGCTGGGTTGCGCTGGCCCCCCTATGTATCGTGTCGCAGAAGCTCAAATGGCGCAAGGTACGTTCGCTGAAGTGCATCATCTCAGGGACCGGCGAGAACAACAGCTTTTATATGCACCGCGAATATCACTATATCAAGCTGCTCAGGCATATAACCACAGCCTTCACAACCCATCAAGTGGAATGGGATTGGATAGATCTCTACAGCTTCCAATCGAGCAATCCGGTCACTACCTTGGTGGAACAAACATTAGGAGAGCCGTTCGAAGTATTGACTCGGCAATTGTCCGTATCCCCTTATCTGAAGCTTGGTCCTCATGCCAATATGAAAATAGATAAGAACCAGATCAAAGAGATCGAACGCAAGGAGCGCAAATTATCTCGTGAGCACACCGTCCGCATTGTCAGTGATGCCCCTTATTCGGATGTGCTGTGGGACAGGTTGTCGGTTCTCCATCAGCAGCGATGGCCGAATAGTTTATTTCGTCGTCCTGGAGAGACTGCTTTTCTGAGGAATATCCTCTCTTATCTTGCAGAGAGCAACCGCGTGCATTTCTCCTACTTGGAGATCAATGGCTGCATTGAGTCCATCGCGATCTCCATCAAGCACGCGCACAAAGTATACCTGTACCTGTCAGCCACGTCCAAAGACTATCCCAAATATGGGATCGGACTCATCCTCTCGAACCATGTCATTAAGCATTTTCTTGCGCAAGACGTGAACGAGATCGATTTTCTAAGCGGCGACCAGGACTACAAGTTCTATTGGTCCGATACGATCAATATCAACTACCATATTCGAATCTTCAACCATCATGATCGTAGAAAAACAAAGCTGCTGCGTTCCTATACCCTCTATCAAATCAATAAGCGTCGCCTCCAATCCATCCTGCTTAATCGGTAA
- a CDS encoding acyltransferase family protein, producing the protein MSSASLGTKRYFTGLDGLRALAVMAVIAYHLDIPWVPAGFLGVDIFFVLSGYLVTDILLTQRSAGRIHLGRFWFRRFRRLIPALAVMLITIVAWITVTDHNLLRTLRGDVLATTVYGNNWWLIFHEVSYFDRFGVPNPFVHLWSLAVEGQFYILWPLLLAIGLRYAPKRIHFVGITLLLILFSAVAMAWMYEPGNDPSRVYYGTDTRAFGLLIGGVLAMLLPSGKWSQIKTASSRKLLNLLGGGALLILLYQIGTMNEFEDYIYQGGLVAVALTTAILMAALLRPDTLLSQLFSWKPLRWIGVRAYGIYLWHFPVIELTKPAVDTDGFNVMLAISQVIVSVILAALSYRYIEEPIRRGAIRAQWRQMRERDWHWRRISRSQWILSASSCLVGIIFCVGMFSTTTIATSGSVMPDTHLMASEIGPEDLLGPLPPSPMPNAAGTPQDEQTNEEIDSTSAKDTETVQPTSKSNDKKPAWSDVTAIGDSVMLDGKPYLEEQLPGIAVDAEIGRQMSTATDVLNQLARHNQLDKKIVIGLGTNGNFNKKQLVTFLQSLDGIEHIYLVNARVPRKWERLVNKALQDVSSTMQNVTLIDWYAASGHHDSYFSKDGVHLTIQGSKAYAALIANAIKRT; encoded by the coding sequence ATGTCTAGCGCATCCCTTGGCACGAAACGTTATTTCACAGGACTGGATGGATTAAGGGCTCTCGCTGTGATGGCTGTCATCGCTTATCACTTGGATATTCCATGGGTCCCAGCCGGCTTCCTCGGTGTCGATATCTTCTTCGTACTCTCCGGTTACCTGGTTACGGATATACTCCTGACACAACGCTCTGCTGGGCGGATCCACCTTGGCCGATTCTGGTTCCGACGATTTCGTCGATTAATTCCAGCATTAGCCGTCATGCTGATTACAATCGTCGCTTGGATAACCGTAACCGATCATAACTTGCTGCGAACACTTCGTGGGGATGTGCTGGCAACAACGGTCTACGGCAACAACTGGTGGCTTATTTTCCATGAGGTATCCTACTTTGATCGATTTGGTGTACCGAATCCTTTCGTTCATCTCTGGTCACTCGCTGTGGAAGGGCAGTTCTACATTCTGTGGCCACTGCTCCTCGCCATTGGCTTGCGGTATGCACCCAAACGCATACATTTCGTCGGGATTACCCTACTGCTCATCCTCTTCTCAGCGGTCGCGATGGCATGGATGTATGAGCCCGGGAACGATCCGAGCCGCGTATATTATGGAACTGATACCCGAGCATTCGGCCTCCTCATTGGCGGGGTGCTCGCGATGCTCCTGCCAAGCGGCAAATGGTCGCAAATCAAGACGGCTTCGAGCCGTAAACTGCTGAATCTGCTCGGTGGAGGGGCGCTGCTCATTCTGCTCTATCAGATCGGTACCATGAACGAATTCGAAGATTATATTTATCAAGGCGGGCTCGTAGCTGTGGCGCTTACAACTGCCATCTTGATGGCTGCATTATTACGGCCCGATACCTTATTAAGTCAACTATTCAGTTGGAAGCCGCTGCGATGGATCGGTGTTCGTGCTTACGGCATCTACCTGTGGCATTTTCCAGTCATTGAACTAACGAAGCCAGCTGTGGATACGGACGGATTTAATGTTATGCTCGCCATCTCGCAAGTTATCGTCAGTGTGATTCTAGCTGCATTATCCTATCGATATATCGAGGAGCCCATCCGTCGCGGAGCGATACGTGCACAATGGCGACAAATGCGGGAGAGAGATTGGCACTGGCGCCGGATCTCCAGATCTCAATGGATACTATCCGCAAGCTCGTGTCTCGTCGGGATTATTTTCTGCGTAGGCATGTTCAGCACAACAACGATCGCAACTTCCGGGTCAGTCATGCCGGATACGCATCTCATGGCTTCAGAGATCGGTCCCGAAGATCTATTGGGTCCACTGCCGCCAAGCCCCATGCCGAATGCTGCGGGCACGCCGCAAGATGAGCAGACGAATGAAGAAATCGACAGCACATCGGCAAAGGATACAGAAACCGTGCAGCCTACTTCGAAATCAAATGATAAAAAGCCTGCGTGGAGCGATGTCACCGCCATTGGAGATTCTGTCATGTTGGACGGCAAGCCTTACCTGGAAGAACAGCTCCCCGGCATCGCAGTCGATGCCGAGATTGGACGCCAAATGTCTACAGCTACCGATGTATTGAATCAACTGGCGCGGCATAACCAGCTCGACAAGAAGATCGTTATTGGCCTAGGAACGAACGGGAATTTCAATAAAAAGCAACTGGTCACATTCCTACAATCTCTTGATGGGATCGAACACATCTACCTTGTGAACGCAAGAGTGCCGCGCAAATGGGAGCGCCTCGTAAACAAAGCGCTTCAAGACGTATCCAGCACGATGCAGAACGTTACCCTCATTGATTGGTATGCTGCAAGCGGCCATCATGACAGTTATTTCAGCAAGGACGGCGTTCATCTAACCATCCAAGGCTCCAAAGCTTATGCTGCATTGATCGCCAATGCGATAAAACGTACATAG
- a CDS encoding LamG domain-containing protein — MNLGKPSQLQFGTGSFTIAFWMKSPGVTSDPPVISNKNWVSGSNTGYVLALKDDKSLLWNYKTAVGNRADARISSVADGKWHHIVVSHNRATGRADFYKDGSPVTLTSVSGAPLYQGIASSIDISARTGTIDSGLSTMIGNDGTGAYAEAPNFNLYIDDQERGYDCRCTGASKSCG, encoded by the coding sequence GTGAACCTGGGCAAGCCAAGCCAGCTTCAATTCGGGACAGGCAGCTTCACTATTGCCTTCTGGATGAAATCACCTGGCGTAACGTCAGATCCACCGGTTATTTCCAATAAGAACTGGGTGAGCGGAAGTAATACTGGCTATGTGTTAGCGCTTAAGGATGATAAGTCATTGCTCTGGAACTACAAGACAGCCGTGGGGAATCGTGCGGATGCGCGCATTTCGTCTGTAGCAGATGGGAAATGGCATCATATCGTTGTCTCGCATAACCGTGCTACAGGTCGCGCTGATTTCTATAAGGATGGCTCACCTGTAACATTGACCTCTGTATCCGGCGCGCCCCTCTATCAAGGAATCGCGAGCAGCATTGATATTAGTGCGCGGACAGGAACGATTGATTCCGGGCTATCGACGATGATTGGGAACGACGGGACAGGCGCTTATGCAGAAGCTCCGAATTTCAACCTGTATATCGATGATCAAGAACGTGGGTACGATTGTCGATGCACTGGCGCAAGCAAATCTTGCGGATGA
- a CDS encoding cohesin domain-containing protein — MIKNVGTIVDALAQANLADDTLIVLLPDHGGGTENANGTLDSSTSHGQDSPLATTIFFAAKGKTVANNGNQEKVIQGGATKDLAQTVLSALGVQTTIGDSNVIPKMFVEQKDQNRANVGTLKLTKVTAKGTGEMKGYELSVSGLPVEAQAADIVLRTDQLTVSTVQPLQPGVRVLRSDSSNGAIHIVLTASQGIQADKPLVKLIVEGASAASSAALSQAVIADAQGRETLPNFATGAKEDDGTPPVTGLATSLSGAVTIQSGAEYKLTFCLQNVTNSVYAQDIAVQYDPAAFDFVSALPAKDTLSIVEKKNDGAGHLRLIVASQGATNGVSGTQPVIQLVFKAKDTTVTKQVTFTVQQATLANEEGMELSAAASTLLAQVIPQIVGKPGDMNNDGKYSIGDLAIIAANYGKTSASPDWSKIAIGDIDHNNVIDIDDLAWVANKILN, encoded by the coding sequence ATGATCAAGAACGTGGGTACGATTGTCGATGCACTGGCGCAAGCAAATCTTGCGGATGATACGCTTATTGTCCTTCTGCCTGATCATGGCGGCGGCACGGAGAATGCGAACGGCACATTAGACAGCTCGACTTCGCACGGACAGGATTCGCCGCTTGCGACGACAATATTCTTCGCAGCCAAGGGCAAGACCGTTGCGAATAATGGGAACCAAGAGAAAGTCATTCAAGGCGGGGCAACAAAAGATCTTGCGCAGACGGTATTATCGGCGCTTGGGGTTCAGACAACAATCGGCGATTCGAACGTGATACCGAAAATGTTCGTCGAGCAGAAGGATCAGAATCGAGCGAACGTTGGGACGTTGAAATTAACGAAGGTGACTGCCAAGGGGACAGGCGAGATGAAGGGGTACGAGCTGTCTGTGAGCGGGCTGCCAGTCGAAGCGCAAGCAGCCGACATTGTCTTGAGAACAGACCAGCTTACCGTATCGACTGTACAGCCATTGCAGCCTGGGGTTCGGGTGCTGCGGAGCGACTCATCGAATGGAGCGATCCATATCGTACTTACGGCCAGCCAAGGCATCCAAGCCGATAAGCCGTTGGTGAAGCTTATCGTGGAGGGGGCCTCTGCTGCCAGCTCGGCTGCATTGTCCCAAGCCGTGATCGCGGATGCGCAAGGCAGAGAGACGCTGCCGAATTTCGCGACGGGTGCGAAGGAAGATGACGGTACGCCGCCTGTGACGGGACTCGCAACTTCGCTAAGTGGTGCGGTTACCATTCAGTCTGGTGCGGAATATAAATTAACGTTTTGCCTTCAAAATGTTACAAACAGTGTCTATGCACAAGATATTGCGGTACAGTACGATCCTGCAGCCTTTGACTTCGTGTCAGCCTTACCAGCAAAGGATACGCTCAGCATCGTTGAGAAGAAGAACGACGGTGCAGGCCATCTTCGGTTGATCGTAGCCAGCCAAGGCGCAACAAATGGCGTATCTGGCACACAACCCGTCATACAACTTGTGTTCAAAGCGAAGGACACAACAGTCACGAAGCAGGTAACATTTACCGTTCAGCAAGCCACCCTTGCCAATGAAGAAGGCATGGAGTTAAGTGCTGCGGCCTCCACGCTGCTTGCCCAGGTGATTCCGCAAATTGTAGGCAAACCGGGCGACATGAACAATGACGGCAAATACTCCATCGGTGACCTTGCGATCATCGCAGCGAATTATGGTAAGACATCGGCGAGTCCGGATTGGAGCAAAATTGCGATTGGCGATATCGATCATAACAATGTCATTGATATTGATGATCTCGCTTGGGTTGCGAATAAAATTCTTAACTAA
- the asnB gene encoding asparagine synthase (glutamine-hydrolyzing) codes for MCGITGWINWQKDLTQDSTILENMTETLSERGPDASGTWISGSCALGHRRLSVIDPENGAQPMIRTTGDDRYALVYNGELYNTLELRKELESRGHTFQTSCDTEVLLVSYIEWGPACLDRFNGIFAFAIWNEREQHLFMARDRLGVKPLFYAEVNGMFLFGSEPKAILAHPTIEPVVRAEGLAEIFIVGPARTPGHGVYSQLSELRPGHCLIYDHHGSHISVYWKLEAIPHEDDVDATATRVRELLQDTLERQLVSDVPIGTLLSGGLDSSALTALAVLYNNRMGKGTLATFSVDYVDNDKYFTANTFQPNADAPWIRRMSEHLGTKHHWIQFDTPEVVDALLPAMKARDLPGMADVDASLYLFCQEIKKEITVAVSGEAADEIFGGYPWFHREEALNAGTFPWSLASSWRADLLSPEIHDWIEPLPYLGDRYSQAIAEVPHLQGETEQQRKMRTMSYLNITRFMPTLLDRKDRMSMGVGLEVRVPFCDHRLVQYVWNIPWEIKAAGDREKGILRKALHGIVPDDVITRKKSPYPKTHNPNYLTAVKRWFLEIVDDPSSPLLPLINVKKLRELAASDEAKSNIPWFGQLMSGPQLFAYLIQVDTWLRQYKVSIR; via the coding sequence ATGTGCGGAATTACAGGTTGGATCAACTGGCAAAAAGATCTCACGCAGGATTCGACCATTCTAGAAAATATGACGGAAACCTTGTCGGAACGCGGTCCTGACGCATCCGGTACGTGGATTTCCGGCTCCTGTGCCCTTGGGCATCGACGACTAAGCGTCATCGATCCAGAGAACGGGGCCCAGCCGATGATTCGAACAACCGGAGATGATCGATATGCCCTTGTCTATAACGGCGAATTATACAATACATTGGAGCTGCGCAAAGAACTGGAGTCTCGGGGACATACATTCCAGACGTCATGCGATACCGAAGTCCTTCTCGTCTCTTATATCGAATGGGGACCAGCATGTCTAGATCGGTTCAATGGCATATTCGCCTTTGCGATCTGGAATGAGCGGGAGCAGCATCTCTTCATGGCGCGCGATCGTCTGGGCGTGAAGCCGCTCTTCTATGCCGAAGTGAACGGCATGTTCCTCTTCGGTTCTGAACCGAAGGCAATCCTCGCGCATCCAACGATTGAACCCGTGGTGCGTGCCGAAGGGCTAGCGGAGATCTTCATCGTCGGACCCGCAAGAACACCAGGACATGGTGTATATAGCCAGCTCTCTGAGCTTCGTCCGGGACACTGCCTTATCTATGATCATCATGGATCGCATATTTCGGTCTATTGGAAGCTCGAAGCGATTCCGCATGAAGATGATGTGGATGCAACCGCCACACGCGTCCGGGAATTGCTGCAGGATACCCTTGAGCGGCAGCTCGTCTCCGATGTTCCGATTGGCACGCTCCTATCAGGCGGTCTAGATTCAAGCGCCTTGACTGCCCTTGCTGTCCTCTACAATAATCGGATGGGCAAAGGCACGCTGGCTACATTTTCGGTGGACTACGTCGACAATGACAAATATTTTACCGCAAATACCTTTCAGCCGAATGCTGACGCTCCTTGGATCCGGAGGATGAGCGAACATCTCGGTACGAAACATCATTGGATTCAATTCGATACCCCTGAAGTAGTCGATGCGCTGCTCCCCGCGATGAAGGCAAGAGATTTACCCGGTATGGCGGATGTCGACGCATCGTTATACTTATTCTGCCAGGAAATTAAAAAAGAAATCACCGTAGCCGTCTCCGGCGAGGCGGCGGATGAAATTTTCGGCGGTTATCCATGGTTCCATCGCGAAGAAGCGTTGAATGCTGGGACCTTCCCTTGGTCACTCGCCTCGAGTTGGCGCGCGGATCTGCTCTCGCCTGAAATTCATGACTGGATCGAACCGCTCCCATACCTTGGTGACCGATACAGCCAAGCAATTGCGGAAGTCCCGCATCTCCAAGGCGAGACAGAGCAGCAGCGCAAGATGCGCACGATGTCCTATCTGAATATTACCCGCTTCATGCCGACCCTGCTCGATCGGAAAGATCGCATGAGTATGGGCGTCGGACTTGAAGTTCGCGTCCCGTTCTGTGATCACCGCCTTGTTCAATATGTCTGGAATATTCCGTGGGAGATTAAAGCCGCTGGCGACAGAGAGAAAGGCATTCTTCGCAAAGCGCTGCACGGCATTGTCCCGGACGATGTGATCACACGTAAGAAAAGCCCTTATCCGAAAACGCATAATCCGAACTATCTCACCGCAGTCAAACGATGGTTCCTCGAAATCGTCGATGATCCGTCCTCCCCTCTGCTCCCGCTCATCAATGTGAAGAAGCTGCGCGAGCTGGCTGCCTCGGATGAAGCTAAATCGAACATTCCATGGTTCGGTCAACTCATGAGTGGCCCGCAATTATTCGCTTACCTGATTCAAGTGGACACTTGGCTGCGGCAGTATAAAGTCAGTATACGATAG
- a CDS encoding glycosyltransferase family protein, which translates to MTDTLPPLEDSSALLERLGRRYLLLNSVNEAGVPQRPHCTFLIRSTRQDWTEASIAEIKSMKKATDQLFVVPTASHLANGPYSIGFRIGVDSLNSALLQATGEFVVVVQDRIRLSPQWLDRMMWPFLDDERIGMTAPCSILERNQARRAPWIDSEAALHAYAREQHEAACGVLLGAGWVSGCCAIIRRSSLEHVGGVDDRIQHEELQFVDWCLRIRGQGYSIHYCMDVYVHALFDTLDRYRVEDTGSQKVWEYFCRKWEIPALVESGQEYWGHIEQMASHQLRQQPMLLLDHVGAEQPLVTCLFSVRPDIDEVAETAWLEALAEQSYPHTEWIVIREIVAGDMGKAEERYGIFCKYPAMTAYVVVRAGDTTGAAVQAACRLARGRYIVKLDMEEAYPSYYLANWVHQRFIEGG; encoded by the coding sequence ATGACAGACACGCTTCCTCCACTCGAGGATTCATCCGCGCTGCTGGAGAGATTGGGCAGGCGATACTTATTATTAAATTCAGTGAATGAAGCGGGCGTTCCGCAGCGTCCGCATTGTACTTTCCTCATCCGTAGCACGCGTCAAGACTGGACGGAAGCCAGTATTGCAGAGATTAAATCGATGAAAAAGGCGACGGATCAGCTGTTTGTGGTTCCGACAGCCTCTCATTTAGCTAATGGTCCGTATAGCATCGGCTTCCGCATCGGCGTGGATAGCTTGAACAGCGCGCTGTTGCAAGCAACAGGAGAATTTGTTGTCGTCGTACAAGATCGAATTCGTCTCTCGCCACAGTGGTTAGATCGGATGATGTGGCCTTTTCTTGATGATGAGCGCATTGGTATGACAGCCCCTTGTTCCATCTTAGAGCGAAATCAGGCAAGACGAGCGCCATGGATTGATTCGGAAGCTGCGCTGCATGCCTATGCACGCGAACAACATGAGGCTGCATGCGGCGTCTTGCTGGGTGCAGGGTGGGTATCTGGCTGCTGTGCAATCATTCGTCGCAGCAGCTTGGAGCATGTCGGCGGTGTAGATGATCGAATTCAGCATGAAGAGCTGCAGTTCGTAGACTGGTGCTTACGAATACGCGGGCAAGGGTACAGCATCCATTATTGTATGGATGTCTATGTGCATGCTTTGTTCGACACCTTGGATCGGTATCGTGTTGAAGATACCGGATCACAGAAGGTGTGGGAATATTTTTGCCGGAAATGGGAGATCCCAGCGCTTGTGGAGTCTGGGCAAGAATACTGGGGGCATATCGAGCAGATGGCCTCTCATCAACTACGGCAACAGCCGATGCTGCTGTTGGATCACGTGGGGGCTGAACAACCGCTCGTGACTTGCCTCTTCAGCGTTCGTCCAGATATAGATGAAGTTGCGGAGACAGCTTGGCTCGAAGCTCTCGCCGAACAATCTTATCCTCATACCGAGTGGATTGTGATCCGGGAAATTGTTGCTGGAGATATGGGAAAGGCCGAGGAGAGATATGGCATATTCTGTAAATATCCGGCGATGACCGCATACGTTGTCGTGCGGGCTGGGGATACCACCGGGGCAGCGGTTCAAGCTGCGTGCAGGTTGGCTCGTGGTCGCTATATCGTTAAGCTGGATATGGAAGAAGCCTACCCCAGTTATTATCTCGCGAATTGGGTTCATCAACGGTTCATAGAAGGCGGGTGA
- a CDS encoding tetratricopeptide repeat-containing glycosyltransferase family 2 protein: MITKNEAMHLDACLQSVQGLVSEIIIVDTGSTDGTQEIARQYGAQLIETDWLDDFAAMRNIGLSVATAPWILVLDADERCDDWTPEQLRLLMSHDDVAGWSLQLVNFYHLAPEPSYATDAVCRLFRNDPRIRFRGLIHEEVYESIQAEQVGHVPFTDLRILHYGYLPEVIERKHKNERNLSIIQKALQLYPNQLQLSYALGTEYFQQERYEEALRVFVPLLEAIPLDVGYASDLWLKTIYASRETGEYMEARTLVDQALHFFPDFTDLWELQAQLFTAQGDLTAAYEALQQALAIGPAGRRYTTIAGTGTYRTHLSAALVCEQRLDFATAVLHYEAALRYPAAQPIAWLRYVTLLAASERLAELPAFLDGSPTASMSAQCWHNLLPVMLNVRQPEVLLAFIDRFEAKVLQAGIAPSHATLFRVIAALQRGETQGLQVLKEMANNGAAADPLVLQYAVLQQCLMDFTKEEMAQIWQCLEAIGPRWTHAVKTLLSSDIQEHEWNQPIAHSAEWLQCLQMTTQISAWSSLLRLVSNRMQQPEPLPALPLSLVFGLMQAPPHVLQELCHLYNARKARQSSPEHTELLTFAALASAGKVWGLSYLWLREAAAMTTSAVPDAALVSLTAQMAADHDTRAAFPLTYTFPMLLLLS, translated from the coding sequence ATGATCACGAAAAATGAAGCGATGCACTTGGACGCTTGCCTCCAATCGGTACAAGGGCTGGTCTCAGAGATCATTATCGTCGATACAGGCTCAACGGATGGGACACAGGAGATTGCAAGACAATACGGCGCTCAGCTTATCGAGACGGACTGGCTTGACGATTTTGCAGCCATGCGGAATATCGGGCTATCCGTTGCGACGGCACCTTGGATTCTTGTTCTCGACGCCGATGAGCGTTGCGATGATTGGACGCCGGAACAACTGCGGCTACTCATGAGTCACGACGATGTCGCAGGCTGGTCTCTCCAGCTCGTGAACTTCTATCATCTTGCACCCGAGCCTAGTTATGCTACAGACGCCGTATGCAGGCTGTTCCGTAACGATCCTCGTATCCGATTCCGCGGACTCATCCACGAAGAAGTATACGAGAGTATCCAAGCTGAACAAGTAGGACATGTGCCATTCACGGACCTGCGCATTCTGCACTATGGCTATTTACCGGAAGTCATTGAACGGAAACATAAAAATGAACGGAATCTGAGCATAATCCAAAAGGCGCTGCAGCTGTACCCGAATCAATTGCAACTGAGCTATGCCCTCGGTACGGAATATTTCCAGCAGGAACGCTACGAGGAAGCACTACGTGTATTTGTGCCCTTATTGGAAGCAATTCCGCTGGATGTCGGCTATGCATCGGATCTGTGGCTTAAAACGATCTATGCTTCCCGCGAAACTGGTGAATACATGGAGGCGCGAACATTAGTTGACCAAGCGCTTCACTTCTTCCCTGACTTTACGGATTTATGGGAGCTTCAGGCACAGTTATTCACGGCGCAAGGCGATTTAACAGCCGCTTATGAGGCGCTGCAGCAAGCCCTTGCTATCGGACCTGCAGGACGGCGATATACGACAATAGCAGGTACGGGAACATATCGTACACACCTCTCCGCAGCCCTTGTCTGTGAGCAAAGGCTTGATTTCGCGACCGCTGTGCTGCATTACGAAGCCGCCCTGCGCTATCCTGCAGCACAGCCCATCGCTTGGCTGCGATATGTTACCTTGCTCGCTGCATCGGAGCGTCTTGCCGAGCTTCCTGCATTTCTCGATGGTTCACCAACTGCTTCAATGTCTGCGCAGTGTTGGCACAACTTACTGCCCGTTATGCTGAACGTTAGACAGCCTGAAGTTCTGCTTGCATTCATCGATCGTTTCGAAGCCAAGGTGTTACAGGCAGGCATAGCTCCGTCGCACGCTACGCTATTCCGCGTCATTGCAGCCTTACAGAGAGGAGAAACGCAGGGCTTACAGGTGTTGAAGGAAATGGCGAACAATGGCGCAGCAGCAGATCCCCTCGTCCTGCAATATGCTGTTCTGCAGCAGTGCCTTATGGACTTCACGAAGGAAGAAATGGCACAGATTTGGCAGTGCCTCGAAGCTATCGGGCCACGATGGACCCATGCCGTTAAAACTCTGTTATCCTCTGATATCCAAGAACATGAATGGAATCAACCGATTGCGCATTCCGCCGAATGGCTGCAATGTCTCCAGATGACCACTCAAATCTCGGCATGGTCTTCTCTCCTGCGGCTCGTATCGAACCGAATGCAACAACCCGAACCCTTACCAGCACTGCCGTTATCCCTTGTGTTTGGCCTCATGCAAGCACCACCCCACGTACTTCAAGAGTTATGTCATCTGTACAACGCTAGAAAAGCTAGACAGTCCTCGCCAGAACACACGGAACTCTTAACATTCGCCGCATTGGCTTCAGCAGGCAAAGTATGGGGCTTGTCCTATCTGTGGCTACGGGAAGCCGCTGCGATGACAACCTCCGCCGTACCTGATGCGGCCCTTGTCTCCCTAACGGCTCAAATGGCAGCCGACCACGATACACGGGCAGCATTCCCGCTGACCTATACCTTTCCGATGCTGCTCCTTCTATCGTGA